One part of the Leclercia sp. LSNIH1 genome encodes these proteins:
- the fhuE gene encoding ferric-rhodotorulic acid/ferric-coprogen receptor FhuE codes for MSFTIQSREGQSRSVATPSLLAACIAMALMPTTAFAASTEDTVIVDGSSQSDASADDSQDYSVKATSVGTKMQMIQRDIPQSVTIVSEQRMEDQQLQTLGEVMDSTMGISKSTTDSDRSNYYSRGFEIDNYMVDGIPTYFESRWNLGDSQSDMALFERVEVVRGATGLMTGTGNPSAAINMVRKHATSREFKGNLSAEYGSWNKQRYVMDMQSPLTEDGNLRARIVAGYQDSDSWLDNYNQKRTFFSGILDADLATSTSLSAGYEYQRIDINNQTWGGLPRWNTDGSVRHYDRAHSTSPDWAYNDKEFNKVFFTLKQRFADNWQATLNATHTEAKFDSKAMYLDAYVNKSTGMLEGPYVNYGPDYGYIGGTGWNSGKRKVDAVDLFADGGYELLGRQHTMMIGGSFSRQTNRYTNSWANVYPEEFGSFYDYNGYFPETNWGSQSLAQDDTTNMKSLYAATRISLADPLHLILGARYTNWSIETLTYGMEKNHTTPYAGLVYDINDNWSAYASYTSIFQPQNYRDSSGKYLDPITGNNYEAGLKSDWMNSRLTTTLSVFRIEQDNLGQSTGRTIQGATDTAYESVDGTVSKGVEFEINGALTDNWQMTFGATRYVAEDNDGKAVNPQLPRTTVKLFTSYRLPAMPELTVGGGVNWQNSVYTYQDTPYGTWRASQGSYALVDLFTRYQVTKNFSLQGNVNNLFDKTYDTNIEGEIVYGEPRNVSLTASYQF; via the coding sequence ATGTCTTTCACCATTCAATCCAGGGAAGGGCAATCCCGGTCTGTCGCAACACCTTCGTTGCTGGCAGCCTGCATTGCTATGGCATTGATGCCAACCACCGCTTTCGCCGCCTCCACCGAAGATACCGTCATTGTTGATGGTTCTTCTCAGTCGGACGCCTCCGCTGATGACAGCCAGGACTACAGCGTAAAAGCCACGTCCGTGGGCACCAAAATGCAGATGATCCAACGTGACATCCCGCAGTCGGTCACCATCGTCAGCGAACAACGTATGGAAGACCAGCAGCTTCAGACCCTGGGCGAAGTGATGGACAGCACGATGGGGATCAGCAAAAGCACGACTGACTCCGATCGCAGCAACTATTACTCCCGTGGTTTCGAAATCGACAACTACATGGTCGATGGCATCCCAACCTATTTTGAGTCGCGCTGGAATCTGGGTGATTCCCAGTCAGATATGGCGCTGTTTGAACGCGTCGAAGTCGTGCGCGGCGCCACCGGGCTGATGACCGGGACGGGTAACCCGTCGGCGGCCATCAATATGGTGCGCAAGCATGCCACCAGCCGTGAATTTAAAGGCAACCTGTCTGCAGAGTACGGCAGCTGGAACAAGCAACGTTACGTGATGGACATGCAAAGTCCACTGACGGAAGATGGCAACCTACGGGCGCGTATTGTGGCGGGTTATCAGGACAGCGACTCCTGGCTCGACAACTACAATCAGAAGCGCACCTTCTTCTCCGGGATCCTGGACGCGGACCTGGCCACCAGCACTTCACTGTCGGCAGGCTACGAATACCAGCGTATCGACATCAATAACCAGACGTGGGGTGGTTTGCCGCGCTGGAACACCGATGGCAGCGTCAGACATTACGATCGCGCGCACAGCACCTCACCTGACTGGGCTTACAACGACAAAGAGTTCAACAAGGTCTTCTTCACGCTGAAGCAGCGCTTTGCCGACAACTGGCAGGCCACGTTGAATGCGACCCATACCGAGGCGAAATTCGACAGTAAAGCGATGTATCTCGATGCTTACGTCAATAAAAGCACCGGTATGCTGGAAGGCCCTTACGTGAACTACGGTCCGGACTACGGCTACATTGGCGGCACCGGCTGGAACAGCGGCAAGCGTAAAGTAGACGCAGTGGATCTCTTCGCTGACGGCGGCTACGAGCTATTGGGTCGCCAGCACACCATGATGATCGGCGGCAGCTTCAGCCGTCAGACGAACCGCTACACTAACTCGTGGGCCAACGTCTACCCGGAGGAGTTCGGCAGTTTCTACGACTACAACGGTTACTTCCCGGAAACCAACTGGGGATCGCAGTCGCTGGCCCAGGATGACACCACGAATATGAAATCGCTGTACGCCGCGACGCGCATTTCCCTGGCCGATCCTCTGCATTTAATTCTTGGCGCCCGTTATACCAACTGGAGCATTGAAACCCTGACCTACGGCATGGAGAAGAACCATACCACCCCTTATGCCGGTCTGGTCTACGACATCAATGACAACTGGTCAGCCTACGCCAGCTATACCTCTATCTTCCAGCCGCAGAACTACCGCGACAGCTCGGGCAAGTATCTTGATCCGATCACCGGGAATAACTACGAAGCGGGCCTGAAATCTGACTGGATGAACAGCCGTCTGACCACCACGCTCTCTGTCTTCCGCATTGAGCAGGATAATCTGGGCCAAAGCACCGGCCGGACGATTCAGGGAGCAACGGATACAGCTTACGAGAGCGTAGACGGTACCGTGAGTAAAGGCGTGGAGTTTGAAATCAACGGCGCGCTGACCGATAACTGGCAGATGACCTTTGGCGCAACGCGTTACGTGGCGGAAGATAACGATGGCAAGGCGGTAAACCCGCAACTGCCGCGGACCACGGTGAAACTCTTCACCAGCTACCGCCTGCCGGCGATGCCTGAGCTGACCGTTGGCGGCGGCGTTAACTGGCAAAACAGCGTCTACACCTATCAGGACACCCCTTATGGCACCTGGCGTGCATCGCAGGGCAGCTATGCGCTGGTGGATCTCTTTACCCGTTATCAGGTCACAAAGAACTTCTCCCTGCAGGGTAATGTGAATAACCTCTTTGATAAGACATACGACACTAACATTGAGGGCGAAATTGTCTATGGCGAACCGCGTAACGTGAGCCTGACCGCAAGCTATCAGTTCTGA
- a CDS encoding YcfL family protein has protein sequence MQRGWMAALVIALAGCSSQPSIPVNDDQTLVMESSVLAAGITADQPSLSVSEIQPSASSVLFNERDAPVTVHYRFFWYDARGLEMHPLEAPRSVTIPAKSSVKLYGSANYLGAHKVRLYLYL, from the coding sequence ATGCAAAGAGGATGGATGGCGGCGCTGGTGATAGCGTTGGCGGGATGCAGTTCGCAACCGTCGATTCCCGTTAATGACGATCAAACGCTGGTTATGGAGTCATCGGTGCTGGCGGCAGGGATTACCGCCGATCAGCCTTCGCTGTCGGTCAGCGAAATTCAACCGTCCGCCTCCTCTGTGCTGTTCAATGAAAGAGATGCGCCAGTTACCGTACACTACCGTTTTTTCTGGTATGACGCCCGCGGCCTGGAAATGCATCCACTTGAGGCGCCGCGCAGCGTAACCATTCCGGCAAAATCGTCGGTTAAGCTATATGGCAGCGCAAATTATCTGGGTGCGCATAAGGTCAGACTTTATTTATATCTCTGA
- the hinT gene encoding purine nucleoside phosphoramidase — MAEETIFSKIVRREIPADIIYQDELVTAFRDISPQAPTHILIIPNILIPTVNDVKTEHELALGRMLTVAAKIAEQEGIAEDGYRLIMNCNRHGGQEVYHIHMHLLGGRPLGPMLAHKGL; from the coding sequence ATGGCTGAAGAAACCATTTTCAGTAAAATTGTCCGCCGCGAGATCCCGGCAGATATCATCTATCAGGATGAACTGGTTACCGCTTTTCGCGACATCTCCCCCCAGGCGCCTACGCACATCCTCATTATTCCTAATATTCTGATTCCGACGGTTAATGACGTGAAAACTGAGCATGAACTGGCATTAGGCCGTATGCTGACAGTAGCAGCGAAAATTGCTGAGCAGGAAGGCATTGCCGAGGACGGTTACCGTTTGATCATGAACTGCAACCGCCACGGTGGTCAGGAAGTTTATCACATTCATATGCATCTGCTGGGCGGTCGTCCGCTGGGCCCGATGCTGGCGCATAAAGGTCTTTAA
- the thiK gene encoding thiamine kinase: protein MQFSNSNLTRDTLLSRYFPQFRIVAPPSHTGLSGASCIIEHAARRLVLRQRHDALATPAHFRRQYHALRHLPADIAPQPHFYSPGWIAVDYLAGEVKTRLPAEPALAGMLYHLHQQPVFGWRITLMPLLEQYWLQASPTRRTPLWLRWHKRLQKRGEPRPLRLAPLHMDVHAGNIVHTDAGIRLLDWEYAGDGDVALELASVWTDSDAERQQLLAAYAHAAQLDLTQLQRQVKRWRPWVLMLMAGWFELRWQQSQDKQFMTLADEIWRQLETTE, encoded by the coding sequence GTGCAGTTCAGCAACAGTAACCTGACGCGCGACACGCTGCTGTCGCGCTATTTTCCGCAGTTTCGCATCGTCGCGCCGCCGTCCCATACCGGGTTGAGCGGCGCGAGCTGCATTATTGAGCATGCTGCGCGTCGTCTGGTGCTACGCCAGCGTCATGATGCCCTGGCAACGCCTGCTCATTTTCGCCGTCAGTACCATGCCCTGCGCCATCTTCCCGCCGACATTGCTCCTCAGCCGCACTTTTACAGTCCGGGCTGGATAGCGGTGGACTATCTGGCGGGGGAGGTCAAAACCAGGTTGCCCGCTGAACCCGCACTGGCCGGGATGCTGTATCATCTCCATCAACAGCCCGTGTTTGGCTGGCGTATCACCCTGATGCCGCTACTGGAGCAGTACTGGCTCCAGGCCTCGCCCACCCGGCGCACGCCGCTATGGCTGCGATGGCACAAACGTCTGCAAAAACGGGGGGAGCCGCGCCCACTGCGGCTGGCGCCGCTGCACATGGACGTTCATGCCGGTAATATCGTGCATACGGATGCCGGTATCCGGCTGCTGGACTGGGAGTACGCGGGTGACGGAGATGTGGCGCTGGAGCTGGCAAGCGTCTGGACGGACAGTGACGCAGAGCGTCAGCAGCTGCTCGCCGCTTACGCCCATGCTGCTCAGCTTGACCTGACGCAGTTGCAACGCCAGGTGAAGCGCTGGCGTCCCTGGGTACTGATGCTGATGGCAGGCTGGTTTGAGCTACGCTGGCAGCAATCACAAGATAAACAATTTATGACGCTGGCCGATGAGATCTGGCGCCAGTTAGAAACAACAGAATAA
- the lpoB gene encoding penicillin-binding protein activator LpoB: MIKQIGRYALVTAFALFLSGCISRTEQPPAPVEEVKPGVEQPVQPTQPVPVVPTVPSVPAQPGPIEHQEEPAQPAPRERHYDWNGAMQPMVGKMLQAQGVNAGSVLLVDSVNNRTNGSLNAGEATETLRNALANNGKFTLVSAQQLAVAKQQLGLSPQDSLGSRSKAIGIARNVGAQYVLYSSATGNVNSPALQMQLMLVQTGEIIWSGKGAVQQQ, from the coding sequence TTGATTAAACAGATCGGTCGTTACGCGCTTGTCACGGCTTTTGCACTGTTCCTGTCGGGCTGTATTAGCCGCACTGAGCAACCACCAGCACCGGTGGAAGAGGTCAAACCGGGCGTCGAGCAGCCGGTTCAGCCAACCCAGCCGGTTCCTGTTGTTCCTACCGTGCCGAGCGTTCCCGCGCAGCCTGGTCCGATAGAGCATCAGGAAGAGCCCGCCCAGCCTGCACCGCGTGAACGTCACTACGACTGGAACGGCGCAATGCAGCCTATGGTCGGTAAGATGCTCCAGGCGCAGGGCGTTAACGCAGGCAGCGTGCTGCTGGTGGACAGCGTCAACAACCGCACTAACGGCAGCCTGAATGCTGGTGAGGCGACCGAAACGCTGCGTAATGCGCTGGCCAATAACGGCAAATTTACGCTGGTGTCTGCGCAGCAGCTTGCTGTCGCCAAGCAGCAGTTGGGCCTTTCCCCGCAGGACAGCCTGGGCTCACGCAGTAAAGCCATCGGCATTGCCCGTAACGTGGGCGCGCAGTATGTGCTTTACTCCAGCGCAACCGGCAACGTCAATTCCCCGGCGCTGCAAATGCAGCTGATGCTGGTTCAGACAGGTGAGATTATCTGGTCGGGTAAAGGTGCAGTTCAGCAACAGTAA